A single Metarhizium brunneum chromosome 5, complete sequence DNA region contains:
- the ERV2 gene encoding FAD-linked sulfhydryl oxidase ERV2, translating into MARRQHLTLTVLLAIVVLLSITYIFSGSSALSPARLLKSGRNSEIPLTADGKKPDPASKPGFEIDLEAIPDLSEGDSIAPKLENATLKAELGRATWKFLHTMVARFPDKPTDSDRKTLESFFLLFGRLYPCGDCARHFRGMLDKYPPQTSSRNAAAGWLCALHNMVNKRLEKPTFDCTKIGDFYDCGCGDDKKETDKKETDKKEADKKEADKGEEEDKKQKVTRDEGGDATIPGLGGLDKQWSKAIEGL; encoded by the exons ATGGCGCGTAGACAACATCTCACCCTCACGGTCCTGCTAGCCATCGTCGTCTTGCTCAGCATAACTTACATCTTCTCCGGCAGCTCGGCACTCAGCCCTGCACGGCTGCTAAAGTCCGGCCGCAACAGCGAAATTCCTCTCACGGCCGATGGTAAAAAGCCAGATCCCGCCTCGAAGCCCGGCTTCGAAATCGACCTAGAAGCCATTCCGGATCTCTCGGAAGGAGATTCCATAGCGCCCAAATTGGAAAATGCTACACTAAA AGCGGAACTCGGCCGCGCAACTTGGAAGTTCCTCCACACCATGGTTGCCCGGTTCCCGGATAAGCCTACAGACAGCGACCGCAAAACCCTCGAGtccttcttccttctcttcggTCGACTGTACCCTTGCGGCGACTGCGCTCGTCACTTTCGCGGGATGCTGGACAAGTACCCACCGCAGACGAGCAGTCGTAACGCAGCCGCAGGCTGGCTGTGTGCGCTGCATAACATGGTAAACAAGAGGCTCGAGAAGCCAACGTTCGATTGTACCAAAATTGGAGACTTTTACgactgcggctgcggcgacgacaagaaaGAGACAGATAAGAAAGAGACAGATAAGAAAGAGGCAGACAAGAAAGAGGCAGAcaagggcgaggaggaggacaagaagcagaaggtGACCAGGGACGAAGGTGGTGATGCCACTATTCCGGGGCTGGGTGGATTGGATAAGCAGTGGAGCAAGGCTATTGAGGGATTATAG
- the PRE3 gene encoding Proteasome subunit beta type-1 produces MEFGHKGVLNEDGIHVDMDRLKKGEVNLGTSIMAVTFKDGVILGADSRTTTGAYIANRVTDKLTRVHDTIWCCRSGSAADTQAVADIVQYQLGLFAMHSGKPPMTQTAASIFQEICYSNKDRLSAGLIIAGWDERFGGQVYSIPLGGSLHKQAYAIGGSGSTYIYGYCDANWKEGMEKEEAVNFVKGALREAIKWDGSSGGVIRMVVLTKEGADRHLYLPDTDYKMPPGG; encoded by the exons ATGGAGTTCGGCCACAAGGGTGTATTGAATGAAG ATGGCATCCACGTCGACATGGACCGTCTCAAGAAGGGAGAAGTGAA CTTGGGAACCTCAAT CATGGCTGTCACATTTAAAGATGGTGTTATCCTGG GCGCCGATTCTCGAACCACGACGGGAGCGTACATTGCAAACCGAGTCACTGATAAACTGACCAGAGTACACGATACCATCTGGTGTTGCCGATCTGGCTCAGCGGCCGACACGcaggccgtcgccgacattgTTCAGTACCAGCTGGGTTTGTTTGCCATGCACAGCGGCAAGCCTCCCATGACACAAACTGCCGCGTCAATCTTTCAGGAGATTTGCTACTCCAACAAGGACCGTTTATC GGCTGGTCTGATCATCGCCGGTTGGGACGAGCGATTCGGTGGCCAGGTGTACTCGATTCCTTTGGGCGGTTCACTGCACAAGCAGGCGTATGCGATCGGTGGTTCCGGTTCCACATACATCTATGGCTACTGCGATGCAAACTGGAAAGAAGGcatggagaaggaggaggctgttAATTTCGTCAAGGGAGCTCTGAGGGAGGCGATCAAATGGGATGGAAGCTCAGGCGGTGTCATTCGCATGGTGGTTTTGACTAAGGAGGGTGCTGACCGACACTTGTATTTGCCTGATACTGACTACAAG ATGCCTCCCGGAGGGTAG
- the PCL6 gene encoding PHO85 cyclin-6, translated as MAALIGDLVPDLSRFHDMIVNPSSRQNQRQQHQSPPQRQRSHSRTQAQDSPPRRSSSRPRASVSTPRSQRRDDIEHTASDRRNSPAAATRSPTTEQRARKSAAAAAAAATDGTALAEGASSKFPSPPPSSSPPVASGATPVDDAKEVSMASRTGDIVSAAHPCLHSAPGLTTSVGRHQQPSPPPSQGFHIPDSSLTSSSFSHVEPSSTQQTSQESQQTVVHLRDLAHMQSLADAKMLGGSSSASLDPNTQIKYEISGMPIADIIEMVAALLTKITTTNDLQHDAMQRNVAHQQQASQSNDSGSHMSPLSHSVLAFHGKNVPAITILSYLSRIHKYCPTTYEVFLSLLVYFDRMTERVNEIVMHSEQSRTRAASYSHPAPSGASRGDATMHEHAHESDESDSDLADEDDNDDEMVDSPTAAGGRNESGQPATEFDDRVAVNPATYFVVDSFNIHRLIISGVTCASKFFSDVFYTNSRYAKVGGLPLAELNHLEIQFLVLNDFRLAVPVEDLEAYATMLVEFYAREVMAQKSAPGA; from the exons ATGGCCGCTCTAATCGGTGACTTGGTACCTGATCTGTCTCGATTTCATGATATGATTGTCAACCCGTCTTCGCGGCAGAACCAACGCCAACAACATCAATCCCCACCTCAGCGCCAACGCTCCCACTCCCGAACGCAGGCTCAAGACTCGCCGCCCCGCCGCTCCTCGAGCCGACCACGCGCTTCCGTCTCGACACCACGATCCCAGCGACGTGACGACATTGAGCACACGGCTTCCGACAGACGCAATTCGCCCGCCGCTGCGACGCGGTCCCCCACGACGGAGCAGAGGGCGCGAAAGtctgccgcagccgcagccgcagccgctaCCGACGGCACAGCGCTGGCAGAGGGTGCCTCTTCCAAGTTCCCctctccgccgccgtcctcgtcacccCCGGTCGCCAGTGGTGCCACGCCGGTCGACGATGCAAAGGAAGTCTCGATGGCATCACGTACCGGAGACATCGTCTCTGCAGCCCACCCATGTCTGCATAGTGCCCCGGGCCTGACGACCTCGGTTGGACGGCACCAgcaaccatcaccaccacccagCCAGGGCTTCCATATACCCGACTCGTCCTTGACATCCTCGTCGTTTAGCCATGTCGAGCCGAGCTCTACCCAACAGACCTCCCAGGAGAGCCAGCAGACGGTTGTCCACCTCCGGGATTTGGCGCACATGCAAAGCCTCGCAGACGCCAAGATGCTTGGAGGGAGTAGCTCCGCGTCCTTGGACCCAAACACCCAGATCAAATATGAAATCAGCGGAATGCCTATCGCTGACATAATCGAAATGGTGGCTGCCCTGCTCACCAAGATCACCACTACGAACGATTTGCAGCACGATGCCATGCAGCGAAACGTGGCCCATCAGCAGCAAGCCAGTCAGTCAAACGACTCTGGGTCTCACATGAGCCCTCTGAGCCATTCCGTCTTGGCTTTCCACGGCAAAAACGTGCCTGCAATTACCATCTTGAGCTACCTCTCGCGCATACACAAGTACTGTCCCACAACCTACGAAGTGTTTCTTAGCTTGCTAGTCTACTTTGACCGCATGACGGAGCGAGTGAACGAAATTGTCATGCATAGCGAGCAATCCCGAACGCGGGCTGCGTCATATTCGCACCCTGCACCGTCGGGGGCATCTCGGGGAGACGCGACCATGCACGAACATGCCCATGAGTCGGATGAAAGCGATTCAGACTTGgcagacgaagacgacaacGATGACGAAATGGTAGACTCTCCTACAGCGGCAGGTGGACGCAACGAATCCGGACAGCCTGCCACGGAATTCGATGACCGAGTCGCAGTTAACCCGGCAACATACTTTGTAGTGGACAGTTTTAATATCCACAGATTGATTATTTCCGGGGTGACGTGCGCCAGCAAGTTCTTCTCTGACGTCTTTTACACCAACTCTCGATATGCcaag GTTGGAGGTCTCCCGCTTGCCGAGCTGAACCACCTGGAAATCCAGttcctcgtcctcaacgACTTTCGCCTCGCTGTCCCCGTCGAAGATCTGGAAGCCTACGCTACCATGCTCGTCGAGTTTTATGCTCGTGAAGTCATGGCCCAAAAGTCGGCGCCAGGAGCATAG
- the vrtJ_1 gene encoding Aldolase vrtJ: protein MSNSNTMPGFKGEHNAWIGAKGPAAFDLRSDVMTTPTPSMLAAIQSCTLRDDVFREDKTTMELEAHVAALSGKEAGLFVLSGTMGNQLALRSLLAQPPYSVLCDHRSHIIQYEAGGVSTLTGATVMAVVPKNGVHLTLEDIKKNVVLSDDVHACPTRVISLENTLNGMIMPLSEVKRISDFARQHGIKMHCDGARLWEAVAAGAGSLPEFCAHFDTISLCFSKGLGAPVGSLLVGSQETLKHSRWVRKSIGGGMRQPGFITACARVAVDETFGKKADGSDGWLKASHDMAKKVEALWSGMGGKLVHPVHTNMCWIDLDSAKCSDDRFIELSRTAGLTVSGGRLVTHYQIAQNGDDILRKLGDVFQKVFAEPEEVSSGAGVKSIHGVPFTTWNGVEPLPGTDQSGYCTHSSVLFPMWHRPYLALFEQQMHKMVNAIAFMFTNATERRLYQRAASTFRTPYWDWSLPAPSGETHLPDVFWSPIILQYGPNGLQNIRNPLYSYEFHPLDKEAMIWNPLKQWNETKRAPNTTLSLTSPPSNNEEVNKALLSKLPELQQRLYILFSSYHEFNSFSNKAWAVSQGLSALDSIESVHDVIHMYGGSKGHLTYVPLSSFDPLFFLHHTMTDRLITMWQILNPSSWITPMSAGETSFTALKGTMQSSESALTPFFATDDGKFWNSDMARTTIAFGYSYADTMAKTGYNEDLREALVKKINIWYGSSSPVGLMENKAGSRWSSPETKKPANAGHGRSSFRPNIKYDAEDPHASSIFKGNHYTEWVANVEVNVEALDGSFVVHFFFGLPPQDEDNWHLAPNLAGTVAIFAMNRMTGSESKISGAIPLTSAIIKMVAAGEVNDLTPQEVQPFLTDVLYFAVQSSNNSQVDPRQVDGLNILVASSNVKIPRTQSELPEWGSSVTRLRLWPLNSPN from the exons AtgagcaacagcaacaccaTGCCAGGATTTAAGGGGGAACATAACGCATGGATTGGTGCTAAGGGCCCCGCCGCATTTGACTTGAGAA GCGATGTAAtgacaacaccaacaccgtcTATGCTTGCTGCCATCCAGTCATGTACATTGAGAGACGACGTCTTTCGAGAAGACAAGACCACAATGGAACTTGAAGCTCACGTTGCTGCGTTGTCGGGCAAGGAAGCCGGACTGTTCGTCCTATCAGGAACCATGGGCAATCAACTCGCCCTTAGGAGTCTTCTGGCTCAGCCACCATACTCCGTTCTATGCGATCATCGCTCGCATATTATTCAATACGAAGCCGGTGG TGTGTCAACGCTTACTGGTGCTACCGTGATGGCAGTAGTTCCAAAAAACGGTGTCCACTTGACCCTTGAAGATATCAAGAAAAATGTTGTGCTCAGCGATGATGTGCATGCGTGTCCAACGCGAGTGATTAGTCTGGAGAATACTCTTAATGGCATGATCATGCCTCTGTCCGAGGTCAAGCGAATCTCCGATTTTGCAAGACAACATGGCATTAAAATGCACTGCGACGGCGCTCGCTTGTGGGAGGCTGTGGCAGCTGGTGCTGGCTCGTTGCCCGAGTTCTGTGCTCACTTTGACACAATTAGCTTGTGTTTCTCCAAGGGCCTCGGGGCACCGGTTGGAAGCCTTCTCGTTGGTTCCCAAGAGACTCTCAAGCACTCTCGGTGGGTTCGCAAATCCATTGGTGGTGGTATGAGGCAACCTGGATTTATCACGGCTTGTGCTAGAGTTGCCGTAGACGAAACGTTTGGCAAGAAGGCTGACGGCAGTGATGGTTGGCTCAAGGCGTCACACGATATGGCCAAGAAGGTTGAGGCCTTGTGGAGTGGCATGGGTGGCAAACTCGTTCATCCGGTGCACACAAACATGTGCTGGATTGATCTCGACTCGGCCAAGTGTAGCGACGACCGCTTCATTGAGCTGAGCCGGACTGCTGGTCTCACCGTATCCGGGGGCCGACTGGTGACGCATTACCAGATTGCTCAAAACGGAGACGATATTCTGCGAAAGCTGGGTGATGTTTTTCAGAAGGTGTTTGCAGAGCCGGAGGAAGTCTCATCAGGGGCAGGAGTCAAGA GCATTCATGGTGTTCCGTTTACAACATGGAACGGGGTCGAGCCTCTCCCTGGGACCGATCAGTCTGGTTATTGCACGCATAGCTCGGTATTATTTCCCATGTGGCATCGACCGTACCTGGCCCTATTCGAG CAACAAATGCATAAGATGGTCAATGCAATTGCCTTCATGTTTACGAATGCCACAGAACGGCGGCTATACCAGCGAGCAGCTTCCACCTTTAGAACTCCATACTGGGACTGGTCTCTACCAGCACCAAGTGGCGAGACCCATCTTCCTGATGTCTTCTGGAGCCCTATTATACTACAATATGGTCCTAATGGCTTGCAAAATATTCGGAACCCTTTGTATTCGTACGAATTTCACCCGCTGGATAAAGAAGCTATGATATGGAACCCA TTAAAGCAATGGAACGAAACGAAACGCGCCCCAAATACCACACTCAGTCTCACTTCACCACCGTCAAATAATGAGGAAGTAAACAAGGCTTTGTTGTCCAAGCTACCAGAACTTCAACAAAGGCTATACATTCTATTCTCCAGCTACCATGAATTCAACTCATTCAGCAACAAAGCCTGGGCTGTTTCCCAAGGACTTTCCGCGTTGGACTCCATCGAGTCTGTTCACGACGTTATTCATATGTATGGAGGTTCCAAGGGTCACTTGACCTATGTCCCTCTTTCTTCATTTGATCCCCTCTTCTTTCTGCATCACACCATGACTGACCGATTGATAACCATGTGGCAAATACTAAACCCGTCATCTTGGATTACTCCCATGTCTGCAGGAGAAACTAGCTTTACTGCTTTGAAAGGGACCATGCAATCATCTGAGTCGGCTCTGACTCCCTTCTTTGCCACGGATGACGGAAAGTTCTGGAACTCAGATATGGCCAGGACTACAATTGCATTCGGATATTCTTATGCTGACACCATGGCGAAAACGGGATATAATGAAGACCTACGTGAGGCACTAGTCAAGAAGATAAACATTTGGTACGGTTCTTCTAGCCCTGTCGGGTTAATGGAGAACAAAGCTGGCTCCAGATGGAGCAGTCCTGAAACAAAGAAGCCAGCGAATGCTGGTCATGGACGGTCTAGCTTCAGACCCAACATCAAGTATGACGCAGAAGATCCCCACGCGTCGAGCATCTTCAAGGGAAATCACTACACCGAATGGGTCGCAAATGTCGAAGTCAATGTCGAAGCTCTAGATGGCTCATTCGTCGtccacttcttcttcggTCTGCCACCACAGGATGAAGACAACTGGCACCTGGCGCCAAATCTTGCAGGCACGGTGGCCATTTTCGCCATGAACCGAATGACGGGGTCCGAATCCAAAATATCTGGGGCAATACCCTTGACGTCAGCAATTATAAAGATGGTGGCAGCAGGAGAGGTTAACGACTTGACGCCGCAAGAGGTTCAACCATTTCTTACAGATGTTCTCTACTTTGCCGTACAATCCAGCAACAACTCCCAGGTCGATCCCAGGCAAGTGGATGGGCTTAATATTTTAGTCGCAAGTTCAAATGTCAAGATACCCAGGACACAGTCCGAGTTACCAGAATGGGGCTCGTCTGTAACCAGGCTGAGACTCTGGCCCTTGAACAGCCCAAATTAG
- the Arl8 gene encoding ADP-ribosylation factor-like protein 8, translated as MAGIFKKVYDWLLRTFWAMEMEVTLVGLQNAGKTSLLRVLAGGEFTLDSIPTVGFNMKRVQQGHVTLKCWDIGGQPRFRTMWERYCRGVNAIVFIVDIADVDLIPQAKDELHSLMSYPTLAGIPLLVLGNKSDLPQKLSVDELIDELDLKLIQGREVCCYGISAKEETNLDAVVQFLVKWASR; from the exons ATGGCCGGAATATTTAAAAAGGTTTACGACTGGCTTCTGCGGACATTTTG GgcgatggagatggaggttACGCTCGTTGGTTTGCAGAATGCCGGCAAAACGTCGTTGTTGAGAGTTCTCGCC GGTGGTGAATTTACTCTCGA TTCGATACCGACCGTCGGCTTTAATATGAAACGCGTACAACAGGGCCATGTGACTCTGAAATGTTGGGATATTGGCGGCCAGCCAAGGTTTCGAACTATGTGGGAGAGATATTGTCGCGGCGTCAATGCTATCGTCTTTATCGTAGACATCGCAGACGTAGATCTCATTCCGCAGGCTAAGGATGAGCTGCATTCCCTCATGAGCTATCCGACATTAGCTGGAATTCCCCTTCTGGTGCTTGGCAACAAGTCTGATTTGCCTCAGAAACTTTCCGTCGATGAACTGATTGACGAATTGGATTTGAAGCTGATTCAAGGAAGAGAAGTCTGTTGCTATGGTATCAGTgccaaagaagaaactaACCTCGATGCTGTGGTTCAGTTTCTTGTGAAATGGGCCAGCCGATGA